The Schizosaccharomyces pombe strain 972h- genome assembly, chromosome: I genome contains a region encoding:
- the sif3 gene encoding Sad1-interacting factor 3 gives MSTKDKLNLPPKRTINTRLSTPVHIPPPINSESTRITPQHGSPPRFGDHRISAAQGLFQRRRNARKIDHPLGWFLKNRHAAAHIPQRTTKTSQKLVLLPENHAVNSFNEEESNYEDLLTPSDAYNLIKLENLPRDKREELGFPRATAYCVCEAFQLPKVKHFLKHYHKVRAKKYDEVLYAVYHLPLVYGRSESCRVSSGPAPDDMPSSASNHNQKHLDSDKPDNENFDSHIISQLYRISEIFVFSYGVVVFWNFSLSQEKDILADLTFGGDNSLMVKPLAEEECEIEDLHFHYAPNTKRPRIYNDMIHIPSADNKMKLAMSHALAQSVKLSRFELRTDVTMNSALFYPKKLALYGHLGLSRVEVVRMSGHLFQLRVDVNLISNILDTPDFLWDSEPLLLPLYTAFREYLEIGPRTNVLNRRCKVIFDMLDIFGKSSADRKMNSITWIIIILISLFVIIFTLEVILRLRWAHR, from the exons ATGTCTACTAAGGATAAACTAAATTTACCCCCTAAACGGACAATTAATACTCGATTATCAACTCCTGTGCATATTCCTCCCCCAATAAATTCAGAAAGTACACGAATAACGCCTCAGCATGGTAGCCCACCACGTTTTGGAGATCATCGAATATCTGCAGCTCAAGGCCTTTTTCAAAGACGGCGGAATGCTAGGAAAATCGATCATCCATTAGGATGGTTCTTAAAAAACCGACATGCTGCTGCTCATATTCCTCAAAGAACTACTAAAACATCTCAGAAACTTGTACTACTACCCGAGAACCATGCTGTCAATTCATTTAACGAAGAAGAAAGCAACTATGAGGACTTGCTTACTCCTAGCGATGCCtataatttaatcaaattaGAAAACTTACCTCGTGACAAACGTGAAGAGTTAGGATTTCCTCGTGCTACAGCATATTGTGTCTGTGAAGCTTTCCAGTTGCCTAAGgttaaacattttttaaaacattatcACAAAGTCCGCGCAAAGAAATATGATGAGGTTCTATACGCTGTATATCATTTACCTTTAGTGTATGGCAGGTCTGAATCTTGCCGAGTTTCTAGTGGCCCAGCACCGGACGATATGCCCTCTAGTGCGTCTAATCACAATCAAAAGCATTTGGACTCTGACAAACCGGATaacgaaaattttgattctCATATAATATCTCAATTGTATCGAATATCTGAAA TTTTCGTCTTCTCTTATGGTGTCGTggttttttggaatttttctttgagtCAAGAAAAGGATATTCTTGCCGATTTAACTTTTGGTGGTGATAATTCTTTAATGGTTAAGCCTTTAGCAGAAGAGGAATgtgaaattgaagatttacattttcattaCGCGCCGAATACAAAAAGGCCGAGGATATATAATGATATGATTCATATCCCGTCAGCGGACAACAAAATGAAGCTGGCAATGTCTCATGCTTTGGCTCAATCCGTCAAACTTTCTAGGTTTGAGTTACGAACAGACGTCACAATGAACTCTGCATTATTCTATCCAAAAAAGCTTGCTTTATACGGTCATTTAGGTCTTTCAAGGGTAGAGGTTGTTCGCATGAGCGGTCATTTGTTTCAGTTACGAGTGGATGTCAACCTTATTAGTAACATATTAGACACTCCAGACTTTTTATGGGACTCTGAACCCTTACTTCTACCTTTATATACTGCATTTCGCGAATACTTGGAAATTGGACCCCGTACAAATGTTCTCAATAGACGCTGTAAAGTCATTTTTGATATGCTTGATATATTTGGTAAATCCAGCGCGGATAGGAAGATGAACTCTATTACCTGGATAATAATTATCTTGATATCTTTGTTTGTAATCATATTTACT CTTGAAGTCATATTGCGACTCAGATGGGCTCATAGGTAA
- the pfs2 gene encoding mRNA cleavage and polyadenylation specificity factor complex, WD repeat protein Pfs2, producing the protein MERAENARIIQKPMTRRTVDYGSGLSKYIVNRHLRSNRYHIHVPRPNPNQIINLYPPYEYKYNNTSSLCTKYIHTSANKARHVINVVRWTPDGRRLLTGSSTGEFTLWNGLTFNFELINQSHDYAVRCAEWSTDGRWLISGDGGGMVKYFEPNLNNVKIVQAHEMEVRDVAFSPNDSKFVTASDDGSLKVWNFHMSTEELKLTGHGWDVKTVDWHPSKGLLASGSKDNLVKFWDPRTGTCIATLHGHKNTIMQASFQKNFGSNYLATVSRDSTCRVFDLRAMKDVRVLRGHEKDVNCVTWHPLYPNLLTTGGSDGSVNHYSLDEPPLLSQQKYHEKHPNVTLSASSYLLYPTAEIPFAHDLGIWSMQYHPLGHLLCTGSNDKTTRFWSRSRPDDKESTMDRHHLGEEQSEAMLSQRKAAIEEDDNYEPDENPLTETLANAHNPQFSGVLNLPGLGTMPSFPSPYQHGQPQIPGMLHASLSNSYAEPSTQNSFIPGLTSKSQDGYPQNYR; encoded by the coding sequence ATGGAAAGAGCTGAAAATGCTAGAATTATTCAAAAGCCTATGACTCGTAGGACTGTGGACTATGGATCAGGGCTATCAAAGTATATTGTCAATCGACATTTGCGTAGCAATCGCTATCACATACATGTACCGAGACCAAATCCGAATCAAATAATTAACTTGTATCCCCCTTATGAATACAAGTATAATAACACATCTTCCTTGTGCACCAAATATATTCATACGTCTGCAAATAAAGCTAGACATGTTATTAACGTTGTGCGCTGGACTCCAGATGGTCGAAGACTGTTGACAGGTTCTTCAACTGGTGAATTTACTCTGTGGAATGGTCTCACATTTAATTTTGAGTTAATTAATCAGAGTCATGATTATGCCGTTCGTTGTGCTGAATGGAGTACAGATGGGCGCTGGCTTATTTCCGGCGATGGAGGAGGCATGGTAAAGTATTTTGAACCgaatttaaacaatgtCAAAATTGTTCAAGCTCATGAAATGGAAGTTAGAGATGTTGCCTTTTCACCCAATGATAGCAAATTTGTCACAGCGAGTGATGATGGTTCATTAAAAGTATGGAATTTCCATATGAGTACTGAAGAGCTGAAACTAACTGGTCATGGATGGGATGTAAAAACCGTCGATTGGCATCCTTCAAAAGGTCTCTTGGCTTCTGGTTCTAAAGACAATTTAGTGAAATTTTGGGATCCAAGAACCGGTACATGTATTGCGACTTTGCATGGTCATAAAAACACAATAATGCAAGCATCTTTTcagaaaaattttggatcAAATTATTTGGCTACAGTCTCTAGGGATAGCACTTGTCGAGTATTTGACTTACGTGCCATGAAGGACGTTCGAGTTTTACGTGGTCATGAAAAGGACGTAAACTGCGTAACATGGCATCCTCTTTATCCTAATTTGCTTACTACTGGTGGCTCCGATGGAAGTGTCAATCATTATTCACTTGATGAACCTCCATTACTTTCTCAGCAAAAGTATCATGAAAAGCATCCAAATGTTACTCTTTCCGCGTCTTCTTATTTACTATACCCTACTGCTGAAATTCCATTTGCTCATGATTTGGGTATTTGGAGTATGCAATATCATCCTCTTGGACATCTTTTATGTACAGGTTCAAATGATAAAACTACACGTTTTTGGTCAAGATCTCGCCCAGATGACAAGGAATCCACCATGGATCGCCATCATTTAGGTGAAGAACAGTCTGAGGCCATGCTAAGTCAGAGAAAAGCAGCGATCGAAGAAGACGATAATTATGAACCTGACGAAAACCCTCTCACCGAAACATTAGCAAATGCCCATAATCCCCAATTTTCTGGAGTACTTAATCTTCCGGGTTTAGGGACTATGCCCTCCTTTCCATCGCCTTATCAACATGGACAACCTCAAATTCCCGGTATGCTTCATGCATCTTTGAGCAATTCATACGCTGAGCCGTCAACTCAAAACTCTTTTATCCCAGGTCTCACCTCAAAGTCACAAGATGGGTATCCTCAAAACTATCGATAA
- the cid14 gene encoding TRAMP complex poly(A) polymerase subunit Cid14, protein MGKKSVSFNRNNYKKRKNERTEPLPRRIFKNDKPSKFKSKRKEKDKNSDAYDEMLLNNNFTLLDQEEPMVEIGSKKSRNDNDSEGIRDKGGVEISNKNDPYIQFGKADPLEPLEKPDLPEEAIKRGEPTILLGIPKREGRKTNPVHDKAVENNSDFIKFDWNSDEDEDSVSNDKSKNNESLKKSSKNEIPGFMRQRGRFFHEANEKSDSNRKRKRQAYELDSQSCPWHRQYKVEREVSRIFHQDILHFIDYITPTPEEHAVRKTLVSRINQAVLQKWPDVSLYVFGSFETKLYLPTSDLDLVIISPEHHYRGTKKDMFVLAHHLKKLKLASEVQVITTANVPIIKFVDPLTKVHVDISFNQPGGLKTCLVVNGFMKKYPALRPLVIIIKHFLNMRALNEVFLGGLSSYAIVCLVVSFLQLHPRLSTGSMREEDNFGVLLLEFLELYGKQFYYDAVGIAVHNGGFYFSKKKMGWLKPNQPYLLSIQDPVDFQNDVSKSSRGLLRVKATFANGFDLLTSKLYALASRIEREGVNRVKDFPSILSTILSVDEGVRQHREHMLKCYKNNPVPLEPLVEVDALASIDVDKLPLQDVGLQYVEDESDSDETDAAKDDLFKVNESIETNGHENFQKQALTSTGEQSSSNSRANPSKLFNISSDDSEDEVPIIEDTTASDEESRAKKIRKRF, encoded by the coding sequence ATGGGTAAAAAAAGCGTGTCATTTAACCgcaataattataaaaagcGTAAAAATGAGAGAACTGAACCACTTCCAAGGaggatttttaaaaacgataaaccgagtaaatttaaatctaaaagaaaggaaaaggataaaaattcaGACGCTTATGACGAAATGCTTCTGAATAACAATTTTACGCTTCTGGATCAAGAAGAACCCATGGTTGAAATTggaagtaaaaaatcacGTAATGATAATGATTCAGAAGGAATACGTGATAAAGGTGGAGTAgaaatttcaaacaaaaacgaTCCATATATTCAATTTGGAAAAGCCGATCCATTAGAGCCGCTGGAAAAACCTGATTTACCAGAGGAAGCAATAAAACGTGGTGAACCTACCATTCTTTTAGGTATACCAAAAAGAGAAGGTAGAAAAACTAACCCTGTACACGACAAGGCTGTCGAAAATAATTCTGATTTTATCAAGTTCGATTGGAACAGCGATGAAGACGAGGATAGTGTTAGTAATGATAAAAGCAAGAATAATGAGTCCTTAAAAAAGTCTTCTAAAAATGAGATCCCTGGCTTTATGCGTCAACGAGGCCGATTTTTTCATgaagcaaatgaaaaatcGGATTCTAACCGTAAACGAAAACGCCAAGCGTATGAGCTTGATTCTCAATCATGCCCTTGGCACCGTCAGTATAAGGTAGAGCGAGAAGTCTCTAGAATTTTTCACCAAGACATTCTTCACTTTATTGACTATATTACTCCGACTCCTGAAGAGCATGCGGTTCGGAAGACGCTTGTTTCTCGTATAAATCAAGCTGTCTTGCAAAAATGGCCAGATGTATCACTTTATGTTTTTGGAAGTTTTGAAACCAAATTATATTTACCTACTTCAGACCTTGATCTTGTAATAATATCACCTGAGCATCATTATCGGggtacaaaaaaagatatgtTTGTTCTTGCTCATCATCTAAAGAAGCTAAAACTTGCTTCTGAAGTCCAGGTCATTACTACTGCTAACGTTCCAATCATCAAGTTCGTTGATCCGTTAACCAAAGTTCATGTTGACATATCTTTTAATCAACCTGGAGGTTTGAAGACATGTCTGGTAGTGAACGGtttcatgaaaaaataCCCTGCTCTTAGGCCGTTagtaataattattaaacattttttgaacatGCGAGCGCTAAACGAAGTCTTCTTGGGCGGATTAAGTAGCTATGCGATTGTTTGTTTGGttgtttcttttcttcaattacACCCTAGACTTAGTACAGGTTCTATGCGTGAAGAAGACAATTTTGGTGTTTTGCTGCTAGAGTTTTTGGAGTTGTACggaaaacaattttattatgatGCTGTCGGTATCGCTGTTCACAATGGtggtttttatttttcaaaaaagaagatggGTTGGCTGAAGCCAAACCAGCCTTATTTGCTTTCAATCCAAGATCCGGTAGATTTCCAAAATGATGTTTCTAAATCTAGTCGTGGATTATTACGCGTAAAGGCTACATTTGCAAATGGCTTTGATTTGCTAACTAGTAAATTATACGCACTCGCATCTCGTATAGAAAGAGAGGGTGTCAATCGAGTCAAAGATTTCCCTAGTATCCTAAGTACCATATTATCAGTTGATGAAGGGGTTCGTCAACATCGTGAGCATATGTTAAAATGTTATAAGAATAATCCAGTTCCTTTAGAACCTTTAGTGGAAGTGGATGCTTTAGCAAGTATTGATGTCGACAAGCTTCCATTGCAAGACGTTGGTTTGCAATATGTTGAGGATGAATCCGATTCAGACGAAACAGATGCTGCAAAGGATGATTTGTTTAAAGTAAATGAATCAATTGAAACCAACGGCCATGAAAATTTTCAGAAGCAAGCTTTGACATCTACGGGAGAGCAGTCCTCCTCTAATTCTCGAGCTAATCCcagtaaattatttaacatAAGCAGTGACGATTCGGAAGACGAAGTACCTATTATTGAGGACACCACTGCTTCAGATGAAGAATCTCGAGCGAAAAAAATACGCAAACGTTTTTAG
- the gms2 gene encoding NST UDP-galactose transporter: protein MLLPIIMLTSGVANTVLSKYQDSIAEESEPIKSMAVLQSLNIFLGEACLWFYVLYKRHSQGPGYESLDHLPLKHKVFMALPAIMDICGSTLMNVGLLYTSASIYQMTRGSLIIFVALFATTLLKRTIGQLQWLSLSFVVLGVAIVGYSGSSSSIGSNPILGITAVLIGQFFLATQFTIEEYILSFIQVDPSELVAYEGTYGVFFVLLGMIISYYFIGSTTAGYHGWFDYSHVISRFNEVPALYVISGVILVSIAFFNVSGLAITKLHSATTRSLLDIARTFGIWIIAMAMGMESFHLLQFLGFVLLIYGIFTYHSIIKFPLAES, encoded by the exons ATGCTTTTGCCAATTATTATGCTTACTTCCGGTGTAGCTAACACCGTCTTGTCGAA ATATCAAGACAGTATAGCAGAAGAAAGTGAACCCATCAAGAGTATGGCAGTTCTTCAAAGCCTCAACATTTTTCTTGGGGAAGCATGTTTATGGTTTTATGTGTTGTATAAACGCCACTCACAAGGTCCTGGCTACGAATCTCTTGACCACCTACCTTTAAAGCACAAAGTTTTCATGGCTCTTCCAGCAATCATGGATATATGTGGTTCAACATTGATGAATGTTGGCCTTCTTTATACTAGTGCCAGCATTTATCAAATGACTAGGGGTTCGCTTATTATTTTCGTTGCCTTGTTCGCTACGACTTTACTAAAAAGAACAATCGGTCAATTGCAATGGCTCTCACTGAGTTTCGTAGTTTTAGGAGTTGCAATTGTTGGTTATTCTGGatcctcttcttctatTGGTTCAAATCCCATTTTAGGAATTACTGCAGTTTTAATCGGCCAGTTTTTTTTAGCAACACAATTCACAATTGAAGAATACATACTCTCGTTTATTCAAGTCGACCCTTCAGAATTAGTTGCTTATGAAGGTACTTATGGCGTATTTTTTGTCCTTTTAGGAATGATTATTTCTTACTATTTTATCGGTTCTACTACTGCTGGATACCACGGGTGGTTTGACTATTCACACGTTATATCTCGATTTAATGAAGTCCCTGCACTCTATGTTATTTCTGGAGTTATTTTGGTATCTATTGC TTTTTTCAACGTTTCCGGCTTAGCCATTACAAAACTTCACTCAGCTACTACCCGATCTCTTTTAGATATTGCTCGAACATTCGGAATTTGGATTATTGCTATGGCAATGGGGATGGAGTCATTCCATTTACTTCAATTCTTGGGATTCGTGCTTCTTATTTATGGCATATTTACTTACCATTCTATCATCAAATTTCCTCTCGCCGAATCGTAA
- the miy1 gene encoding cysteine-type deubiquitinase Miy1 — MDNVQEHDPDTQEHNNETQNHKQEDHSNSYQTRTIPFIEPLSREYQKRIILCQTVNGPCPIIALSNALILKSNVDRPFELPKKRYITPDELTEYLVEFAKAYGLCKNQQSLQDKLTSMHFGQQLNPCLYDIEKFEYGHEIFCTFGVRLVHGWILSDDMGLSDEDLSYLRKLEYYEKVADTFAERRSLLEMQEPLTEQQQDFLNNSTCVDKVMENRYTMQFLTNAGLKKILELVGPGEIVVVFRSSHFSTMYSNPDSFAQFTLVTDSGYARTGEDVVWETFDSQTVETGNGELCAANFIPAVYVLNQRKEEKKKRAKDDEQYAKRLAKEEEERGKKETPKKASNTPRRNKSNTQKSRKQSENCLIS, encoded by the exons ATGGATAATGTTCAGGAACACGATCCTGATACTCAAGAGCATAATAATGAAACTCAGAACCATAAGCAAGAGGACCATTCTAATTCCTACCAGACAAGAACTATTCCTTTCATAGAACCCCTTTCAAGGGAATACCAGAAACGAATTATTCTATGTCAAACAG TTAATGGCCCGTGTCCTATAATTGCTTTGTCCAATGCATTAATATTAAAGTCAAACGTAGATCGACCATTTGAATTGCCGAAGAAAAGATACATCACACCCGATGAACTGACAGAATACTTGGTGGAGTTTGCTAAAGCATACGGCTTATGCAAAAATCAGCAAAGTCTTCAGGATAAACTGACATCTATGCATTTCGGTCAGCAATTGAATCCTTGTCTCTATGAtattgaaaagtttgagTATGGGCATGAAATCTTTTGTACATTTGGAGTTCGATTAGTTCATGGTTGGATTCTTTCAGATGATATGGGTTTGAGCGACGAAGATTTAAGCTACCTTCGAAAGCTTGAATATTATGAAAAAGTTGCAGATACATTTGCCGAACGTCGTTCTCTATTAGAGATGCAGGAGCCACTAACTGAACAGCAGcaagattttttaaataatt CTACATGTGTTGACAAAGTTATGGAAAATCGTTATACAATGCAATTTTTGACGAATGCTGGTCTTAAAAAGATTCTTGAGCTTGTAGGTCCAGGGGAAATAGTCGTGGTTTTTCGTTCCAGTCATTTCAGTACCATGTATTCAAATCCAGATTCATTCGCACAATTTACTTTGGTCACAGATAGTGGATACGCAAGGACAGGTGAAGATGTTGTGTGGGAAACCTTTGACTCGCAAACAGTTGAGACAGGCAATGGTGAACTTTGTGCAGCTAACTTCATTCCTGCTGTTTATGTTTTGAATCAAAGAAAGgaggagaaaaaaaaacgcGCTAAAGATGATGAACAATATGCCAAGAGACTAGcgaaagaagaagaagaaagaggaaaaaaggAGACTCCTAAAAAGGCTTCCAACACTCCTCGTCGTAACAAATCCAATACCCAGAAATCACGTAAGCAAAGCGAAAACTGTTTAATTTCGTGA
- the wdr21 gene encoding WD-repeat family protein wdr21 (WD repeat protein, human DDB1 and CUL4-associated factor 4 ortholog Wdr21), with amino-acid sequence MSGLPFHIPGYYYNSEKKRYFRIISSGQSTPSSNIYTKERLKRGKRFNNISKERTKGKGGNPVFNFSTYLFDRQFSQYPYSCNDDRDYLCAKNLKKINLRQLPVGTELQKIGWLREVNTIILTSKNGDILGCCLTPEDKSGVANEKYTSEGSIQDFSLSRIGLSNNPISSLVCNAMQIFWSTSPSLQNEGQFHISTYNQLLGESNNYRWGSLKLLKTPLCAESIGEMGFAVGGTSKIAIINREGKLTQSLQSKGDVFSLKYLGDNLVIAGCRNKSVLVYDLRTKKECVQRFYHGSSICSMQNLDFSQPKLLVSGLESKISLYDCRFLQSKKRPQSIMSYMGHSNLLERNLALMKNENGSIFSSAGDDYVLRFWKTDCSLPFKEMRVDDGKYLCRDGSWVKAMNGTGWVLPYGRGLLIYEP; translated from the coding sequence ATGAGCGGACTACCATTTCATATTCCCGGTTATTATTACAATTCTGAAAAAAAGCGTTACTTTCGAATAATTAGCTCGGGGCAGTCTACTCCGTCCTCTAATATTTATACTAAGGAGAGGTTGAAAAGGGGGAAGCgttttaataatatcagTAAAGAACGAACCAAAGGAAAAGGAGGCAATCCCgttttcaacttttcaaCTTATCTTTTTGATAGACAGTTTTCACAATATCCTTATTCTTGTAATGATGACAGAGATTATTTATGTGCAAAAAacctaaaaaaaataaatcttcGGCAGCTTCCAGTTGGGACTGAGCTGCAAAAAATAGGTTGGCTTCGCGAAGTTAATACCATAATTTTAACTTCCAAAAACGGCGACATATTGGGGTGTTGTCTTACCCCTGAAGACAAATCTGGAGttgcaaatgaaaaatatacttCAGAAGGTTCAATTCAGGATTTTTCCTTGTCAAGGATAGGCCTCTCTAATAATcccatttcttctttggTATGTAACGCAATGCAAATTTTCTGGTCTACATCTCCTTCTCTGCAGAATGAGGGACAATTTCATATATCTACTTATAACCAGCTATTGGGTGAATCCAATAATTACCGTTGGGGATCTcttaaacttttgaaaaccCCTTTATGTGCAGAAAGTATTGGAGAGATGGGCTTTGCAGTTGGTGGCACCTCaaaaattgcaataatTAATCGAGAGGGAAAATTAACGCAAAGTTTGCAATCTAAAGGAGACGTATTCAGTCTTAAATATTTGGGTGACAACTTAGTCATTGCTGGATGTCGAAATAAAAGTGTATTAGTGTATGATCTTCGGACGAAGAAAGAATGTGTACAGCGATTCTATCATGGATCTAGCATTTGTTCAATGCAAAACTTAGATTTTTCCCAACCGAAGCTTTTGGTTAGTGGTTTGGAATctaaaatttctttgtatGATTGCCGATTTCtgcaaagtaaaaaaagacCCCAGTCAATTATGTCTTATATGGGTCATTCTAATTTGcttgaaagaaatttagctttgatgaaaaatgaGAATGGAAGCATTTTTAGCAGTGCTGGTGATGATTATGTTTTACGTTTTTGGAAAACCGACTGTTCGTTACCATTCAAGGAAATGCGAGTTGACGATGGTAAATATTTATGTCGAGATGGGTCTTGGGTAAAAGCAATGAATGGTACCGGTTGGGTTCTACCGTATGGTCGAGGCTTACTTATTTACGAACCATGA